One genomic segment of Vulgatibacter sp. includes these proteins:
- a CDS encoding efflux RND transporter permease subunit has translation MNLAELSVKRPVFATMLSVALVVLGLISYRQLGVDLLPDVEYPTVTVFTALPGAGPEEVESAVTQPIEEQLNTISGIEEMRSINREGFSFIIITFSLERDPDVAVQDVRDKLGTVLGRLPEGTDPPFVSNFDAEATPILAVAISGPQSLRELTEFAETRVKDLLSTAPGVGQVTIEGGRRRAVNVWLDAQRLAAYELTAPDVKRALQAQNVEIPGGRLTRGAREDVLRTMARVEHVKGFGDLVITTRAGAPVLLRDVATVEDGTEEPRGVSRLNRREAVTLTIQKQSGANLVSTADAIKERLDLVKASLPAGSEVLVLRDNSVFVEESANEVRFHLVMGGILASLAVLVFMGSLRSTLIAAVAIPASLVATFTAMKALGFTLNNITLLALTLAVGIVIDDAIVVIENIHRHMVERKIPAFRAAIDGTKEIALAVTATTLSLVVIFLPVAFMTGQVGRLFSSYGVTVAVAVLVSLFISLSLTPMLASRFLGKHEVEHVERTGWKALPDRISGWLDGHYVRMVRWSLDHRLVVVGISLLIVASTVPLFSLVKKDFVPEDDQSEFEVSVELPTGTSFDAANAILAAIEPQIAEVPGVKDVLASIGDTRGGSGVATRATVYVGMHPLEDRDVSQEEAMLAARGIFSKYPDLRSTVRSLGNVGLGGGGYGGKLRFGLRGPELPRLEEYVGRLVKEMRGDPHFVDVFSPAADRLPEVRVVLDRFKAADLGIDARTVAESLRTMVGGEIVSAYREGDERYDVWLRVKDANRDSIEAVGQLPLRTASGGTVPLENVARLEEAKGPTLILRLDGVRQVFVSSNPAPGVALGDAVARAKELVQGLEMPPGYDVKFVGTAEAMEETASDFAMALVLSLVFVYMVLAAQFESFLHPVTILLALPLTLPFALLSLILTGETLNVYSAFGLFMLLGIVKKNGILQVDYTNQLIERGMGLREAILEANRARLRPILMTTLTLIAAMAPMTIAQGAGAASRAALAKVIVGGQLLSLLITLLIVPVAYSLFADLQGRFARKPDDDGAPQQELVPAAPAE, from the coding sequence ATGAACCTCGCGGAGCTCTCGGTCAAGCGACCGGTCTTCGCCACCATGCTCTCGGTGGCGCTGGTGGTGCTCGGCCTCATCTCCTACCGGCAGCTCGGCGTCGATCTCCTCCCCGACGTCGAATACCCCACCGTCACCGTCTTCACCGCCCTGCCCGGCGCGGGCCCGGAGGAGGTGGAGAGCGCCGTCACCCAGCCGATCGAGGAGCAGCTCAACACCATCTCCGGCATCGAGGAGATGCGCTCGATCAACCGCGAGGGCTTCTCCTTCATCATCATCACCTTCTCGCTGGAGCGCGATCCCGACGTCGCCGTGCAGGACGTCCGCGACAAGCTGGGGACGGTGCTGGGGCGCCTGCCCGAGGGGACGGATCCGCCCTTCGTCTCCAACTTCGACGCGGAGGCGACGCCGATCCTCGCGGTGGCGATCAGCGGCCCGCAGTCGCTGCGGGAGCTGACCGAGTTCGCCGAGACCCGGGTGAAGGATCTGCTCTCCACCGCCCCCGGCGTGGGGCAGGTCACCATCGAAGGTGGCCGCAGGCGCGCCGTCAACGTCTGGCTCGACGCGCAGCGCCTCGCCGCCTACGAGCTCACCGCCCCCGACGTGAAGCGGGCGCTCCAGGCGCAGAACGTGGAGATCCCCGGCGGCCGCCTCACCCGCGGCGCCCGCGAGGACGTGCTCCGCACCATGGCCCGCGTGGAGCACGTGAAGGGCTTCGGCGACCTGGTGATCACCACCCGCGCCGGTGCGCCGGTGCTGCTGCGCGACGTGGCCACGGTGGAGGACGGCACCGAGGAGCCCCGCGGCGTCTCCCGCCTCAACCGCCGCGAGGCGGTGACCCTCACCATCCAGAAGCAGAGCGGCGCCAACCTCGTCTCCACCGCGGATGCGATCAAGGAGCGCCTCGATCTGGTGAAGGCTTCGCTCCCTGCGGGCAGCGAAGTGCTCGTGCTCCGCGACAATTCGGTTTTCGTCGAGGAGAGCGCGAACGAGGTGCGCTTCCACCTGGTGATGGGCGGCATCCTCGCCTCGCTGGCGGTGCTCGTCTTCATGGGCTCGCTCCGCTCCACGCTCATCGCCGCTGTGGCGATCCCGGCGTCCCTCGTCGCCACCTTCACGGCGATGAAGGCGCTGGGCTTCACCCTCAACAACATCACCCTGCTCGCCCTCACCCTGGCGGTGGGCATCGTCATCGACGACGCCATCGTGGTGATCGAGAACATCCACCGCCACATGGTGGAGCGGAAGATCCCGGCGTTCCGCGCCGCCATCGACGGCACGAAGGAGATCGCGCTGGCGGTCACCGCCACCACCCTCTCGCTGGTGGTGATCTTCCTCCCCGTCGCCTTCATGACCGGGCAGGTGGGCAGGCTCTTCTCCTCGTACGGCGTCACCGTGGCGGTGGCGGTGCTGGTCTCGCTCTTCATCTCGCTCTCGCTCACCCCGATGCTCGCCTCGCGCTTCCTCGGCAAACACGAGGTCGAGCACGTCGAGCGCACCGGCTGGAAGGCATTGCCGGATCGGATCAGCGGCTGGCTCGACGGGCACTACGTGCGGATGGTGCGCTGGTCCCTCGATCACCGGCTGGTGGTGGTGGGGATCTCGCTCCTCATCGTGGCCTCCACGGTGCCGCTCTTTTCGTTGGTGAAGAAGGACTTCGTCCCCGAGGACGACCAGAGCGAGTTCGAGGTCTCGGTGGAGCTGCCCACCGGCACCTCCTTCGACGCGGCCAACGCCATCCTCGCGGCGATCGAGCCGCAGATCGCCGAGGTCCCGGGCGTGAAGGACGTGCTCGCTTCGATCGGCGACACCCGCGGCGGATCGGGCGTGGCGACGCGCGCCACGGTCTACGTCGGCATGCATCCCCTCGAGGACCGGGACGTCTCGCAGGAGGAGGCGATGCTCGCCGCCCGCGGGATCTTCTCGAAGTACCCGGACCTCCGCTCCACCGTTCGCTCGCTGGGCAACGTGGGGCTGGGCGGCGGCGGCTACGGCGGCAAGCTCCGCTTCGGCCTGCGCGGGCCCGAGCTGCCCCGCCTCGAAGAATACGTGGGCAGGCTGGTCAAGGAGATGCGCGGCGATCCCCACTTCGTCGACGTCTTCAGCCCCGCGGCGGATCGCCTCCCCGAGGTGCGCGTCGTCCTCGACCGCTTCAAGGCAGCGGACCTCGGCATCGACGCCCGCACCGTCGCCGAATCGCTGCGCACCATGGTCGGCGGCGAGATCGTCTCCGCCTACCGCGAGGGCGACGAGCGCTACGACGTCTGGCTGCGGGTGAAGGACGCCAACCGCGACTCGATCGAGGCGGTGGGGCAGCTCCCCCTGCGCACCGCCAGCGGCGGCACCGTGCCGCTGGAGAACGTGGCCAGGCTCGAGGAGGCGAAGGGGCCCACGCTCATCCTCCGCCTCGACGGCGTGCGCCAGGTCTTCGTCTCCTCCAACCCCGCCCCCGGCGTGGCGCTGGGCGACGCGGTGGCGCGGGCGAAGGAGCTGGTGCAGGGGCTGGAGATGCCGCCGGGCTACGACGTGAAATTCGTGGGCACCGCCGAGGCGATGGAGGAGACCGCGTCGGACTTCGCCATGGCCCTCGTCCTCTCGCTGGTCTTCGTCTACATGGTGCTGGCGGCGCAGTTCGAGAGCTTCCTCCACCCGGTGACGATCCTGCTCGCGCTGCCGCTCACCCTGCCCTTCGCGCTCCTCTCGCTCATCCTCACCGGCGAGACCCTGAACGTCTATTCGGCGTTCGGCCTCTTCATGCTGCTCGGCATCGTGAAGAAGAACGGCATCCTCCAGGTCGACTACACCAACCAGCTCATCGAGCGGGGGATGGGCCTGCGGGAGGCGATCCTCGAGGCGAACCGGGCGCGGCTCCGGCCGATCCTGATGACGACGCTGACGCTGATCGCGGCGATGGCGCCGATGACCATCGCGCAGGGCGCAGGCGCCGCTTCCCGCGCGGCGCTGGCCAAGGTGATCGTCGGCGGCCAGCTGCTCTCGCTGCTGATCACGCTGCTCATCGTGCCGGTGGCGTACTCGCTCTTCGCCGACTTGCAGGGGCGCTTCGCCCGCAAGCCCGACGACGACGGGGCGCCGCAGCAGGAGCTCGTCCCGGCGGCGCCCGCCGAATAG
- a CDS encoding efflux RND transporter periplasmic adaptor subunit: MVRWIPIALALILLAACSGGGADGGGRKQGGPVSVQVKPVAAEQVERLVEFTGTLGGAEEITVSAEVDGRVEKILADLGDKVDAGGTLVQIAASELRLRNEQAHADYLQALARLGVGQDGLDHFQPEKHAAVRRAEADLAEAKRNLVRGEELMKRGLLAQGELDALATRERVADAALQSALEEARSGFAQAKGRRAAWGLSRKQLGDASIRSPVQGVVARRMVSVGEYVKAGQAVAVVVVTHPLKMRGDVAERYAGEVQRAMRVDVEVDASGGTRQGEVSRVGPLVAAESRTFPVEAVFANEDGRLKAGLFARARILLGNDEQVFAVPETAVSSLAGVTKLYVLADGKAAERKVEVLRKREGDALVQGALAEGDRVIVTGIARLFDGAPVQVVETGAAE, from the coding sequence TTGGTTCGCTGGATCCCGATCGCCCTCGCCCTGATCCTCCTCGCCGCCTGCTCCGGCGGCGGCGCCGACGGCGGCGGCCGCAAGCAGGGCGGTCCCGTCTCGGTGCAGGTGAAGCCCGTGGCGGCGGAGCAGGTCGAGCGGCTGGTGGAGTTCACCGGCACCCTCGGCGGCGCCGAGGAGATCACCGTCTCCGCGGAAGTGGACGGCAGGGTGGAGAAGATCCTCGCCGACCTCGGCGACAAGGTCGACGCAGGCGGGACCCTGGTGCAGATCGCCGCCTCGGAGCTGCGGCTGCGCAACGAGCAGGCCCACGCCGACTACCTGCAGGCGCTGGCGCGCCTCGGCGTCGGCCAGGACGGTCTCGACCACTTCCAGCCGGAGAAGCACGCGGCGGTGCGGCGGGCCGAGGCGGATCTCGCCGAGGCGAAGCGGAACCTCGTCCGCGGCGAGGAGCTGATGAAGCGCGGCCTGCTCGCACAGGGCGAGCTCGACGCGCTGGCCACCAGGGAGCGGGTCGCCGACGCCGCGCTGCAGAGCGCCCTCGAGGAGGCGCGCTCGGGCTTCGCCCAGGCGAAAGGCAGGCGCGCCGCGTGGGGCCTCTCGCGCAAGCAGCTCGGCGACGCGTCGATCCGCTCGCCGGTGCAGGGCGTGGTGGCGCGCCGCATGGTCTCGGTCGGCGAATACGTGAAGGCGGGCCAGGCGGTCGCGGTGGTGGTGGTGACCCACCCGCTGAAGATGCGGGGCGACGTGGCCGAGCGCTACGCCGGCGAGGTGCAGCGCGCGATGCGCGTGGACGTCGAGGTCGATGCCTCCGGGGGCACGCGGCAGGGCGAGGTCTCCCGCGTCGGTCCGCTGGTGGCTGCCGAGTCGCGCACCTTCCCGGTCGAGGCGGTCTTCGCCAACGAGGACGGCAGGCTGAAGGCGGGCCTCTTCGCCAGGGCGCGGATCCTCCTCGGCAACGACGAGCAGGTCTTCGCGGTGCCCGAGACGGCGGTGAGCTCGCTCGCCGGCGTGACCAAGCTCTACGTGCTCGCCGACGGCAAGGCCGCCGAGCGCAAGGTCGAGGTGCTGCGCAAGCGCGAGGGCGACGCGCTGGTGCAGGGGGCGCTGGCGGAAGGCGACCGCGTGATCGTCACCGGCATCGCCCGCCTCTTCGACGGCGCCCCGGTGCAGGTGGTCGAGACGGGAGCCGCCGAATGA
- a CDS encoding TolC family protein — translation MRAGIILSALLAVSLAPTPVVAAPFTLQECRAAAGEDHPTLAAARAEAAAAKARSAIALSPFLPQVVGDASYFASRGSIGVTAGRGGVGGGSPVSSTSRVFGPAEFELWGLGLTLRQQIWDFGRTLNAHQAAVAFEEAAAAEAILATELVDIGAEAAYRTAVAAGELVESFAEAERRASAHLDLARARAEVGLRPQYDVRRAEVEVANAAYALVQAENARDIARAELANACGLAALPPEAELVAPAPRGFESPSELQASLDAAVEKRPEIVAARARVEAAAQALDAAWAEWYPELAALGTLGLRGIDPGDLGPGWTATVQLTVPLITGGADLGRVRAARADLEAAQARLEAQRRSARLEGESGGLSLHQARARLEAAQRREDAAAEGLRLAEGRYETGLGDVLELADAQAELAGARADRVRSALDVSVAAAQLERLLGRWSGIP, via the coding sequence TTGCGCGCTGGAATCATCCTCTCCGCTCTGCTGGCGGTCTCTCTCGCCCCTACACCCGTGGTTGCGGCGCCCTTCACCCTGCAGGAATGCAGGGCAGCTGCCGGCGAGGACCACCCCACCCTCGCCGCCGCGCGCGCCGAGGCCGCCGCCGCGAAGGCCCGCTCCGCCATCGCCCTCTCGCCCTTCCTGCCCCAGGTGGTCGGCGACGCGAGCTATTTCGCCTCCCGCGGATCGATCGGCGTCACCGCCGGCCGCGGCGGCGTCGGCGGCGGATCGCCGGTCTCTTCCACCAGCCGGGTCTTCGGCCCGGCGGAGTTCGAGCTCTGGGGCCTCGGCCTCACCCTCCGCCAGCAGATCTGGGATTTCGGCAGGACGCTCAACGCCCACCAGGCGGCGGTCGCCTTCGAGGAGGCGGCGGCGGCCGAGGCGATCCTCGCCACCGAGCTCGTCGACATCGGCGCGGAGGCTGCCTACCGCACCGCCGTCGCAGCAGGCGAGCTGGTCGAATCCTTCGCCGAGGCCGAGCGCCGGGCGAGCGCCCACCTCGACCTGGCCCGGGCCCGGGCCGAGGTCGGCCTAAGGCCGCAATACGACGTGCGCCGCGCCGAGGTGGAGGTAGCGAACGCCGCCTACGCGCTGGTGCAGGCGGAGAACGCCCGCGACATCGCCAGGGCGGAGCTCGCCAACGCCTGCGGCCTCGCGGCGCTGCCGCCAGAGGCGGAGCTGGTGGCGCCGGCGCCCCGCGGCTTCGAATCGCCCTCCGAGCTGCAGGCGTCCCTCGACGCAGCGGTGGAGAAGCGGCCGGAGATCGTCGCCGCCAGGGCGCGGGTGGAGGCGGCGGCGCAGGCCCTCGATGCCGCCTGGGCGGAGTGGTACCCGGAGCTCGCCGCCCTCGGGACCCTGGGGCTCCGCGGCATCGACCCAGGTGATCTGGGGCCGGGATGGACCGCCACCGTGCAGCTCACCGTGCCGCTCATCACCGGCGGCGCGGATCTCGGCCGCGTGCGCGCCGCCCGCGCGGATCTGGAGGCGGCGCAGGCGCGGCTCGAGGCGCAGCGCCGCTCGGCCCGGCTCGAGGGCGAGTCGGGCGGGCTCTCGCTCCACCAGGCGCGGGCGCGGCTCGAGGCGGCGCAGCGCCGCGAAGACGCCGCGGCGGAAGGCCTGCGCCTCGCCGAAGGACGCTACGAGACGGGGCTGGGCGACGTGCTCGAGCTCGCCGACGCGCAGGCGGAGCTCGCCGGCGCCAGGGCCGATCGGGTGCGCAGCGCCCTCGACGTCTCGGTGGCGGCGGCGCAGCTCGAGCGGCTCCTCGGCAGGTGGAGCGGCATTCCCTGA